The following are encoded in a window of Paenibacillaceae bacterium GAS479 genomic DNA:
- a CDS encoding tetrapyrrole methylase family protein / MazG family protein: protein MTAASSTNRQPEGGAGVSAPSITIAGLGTGDPDQLTLGIWRRLQEADTIYVRTEKHPMMDMLRGIGVPIHSFDRFYEEADSFPQVYEAIVEELLTLAKAKDAAYTASSPATAEAASIAGSPSDVASASSDSPATAGAASNACSPSDVGPASTSCPTITGILYAVPGHPMVAERTVQLLRERCPAEGVQLQVLGGESFLDIAFTRLGFDPIEGFQLLDASSLQPHLLQPQLHTLIGQVYDDFTASDVKLTLMERYPEEHPVTIGHALGVAGEERIITVPLYELDRGQNYGNLSLVYVPASSDESLRARSFDRLHEIVSILRSPDGCPWDREQTHQSIRKNFIEELYEALEAIDEDDPDGMKEEFGDIILQVMLHSQMEEEAGAFTVYDVIQELNEKLIFRHPHVFGTVGAADSEEALVNWERMKAEEKLLKGRNANRSSQLDGIPKDLPALMTAYKLQKKASKVGFDWDELEPVLGKVEEELREVREAAAEGDAEASAGELGDLLFAVVNAARFLDADPEEALARTNAKFRRRFLYVEEQLRINGKSFDQTDLPEMDRWWEEAKKQGL from the coding sequence ATGACAGCCGCATCGAGTACCAACCGTCAACCGGAGGGCGGAGCAGGCGTTTCGGCGCCATCCATTACGATAGCCGGACTCGGCACAGGAGATCCGGACCAGCTTACGCTGGGCATTTGGCGTAGATTGCAGGAAGCTGACACGATCTATGTCCGCACGGAGAAACATCCCATGATGGATATGCTTCGCGGAATTGGAGTGCCGATCCATTCCTTTGACCGCTTCTATGAAGAAGCGGACTCGTTCCCGCAGGTGTATGAGGCGATTGTTGAGGAACTGCTCACGCTGGCAAAAGCTAAGGATGCAGCGTATACCGCTAGTAGCCCCGCAACGGCCGAAGCGGCATCCATCGCTGGCAGCCCCTCAGATGTTGCGTCAGCATCCTCTGACAGTCCCGCAACCGCCGGAGCAGCGTCTAACGCTTGCAGCCCCTCAGATGTTGGGCCAGCATCCACCAGCTGTCCCACAATCACCGGCATCCTGTACGCTGTGCCTGGACACCCCATGGTGGCAGAGCGCACCGTACAGCTGTTGCGTGAGCGTTGTCCTGCTGAGGGAGTTCAGCTGCAGGTGCTGGGAGGCGAGAGCTTCCTGGATATCGCCTTCACGCGGCTTGGCTTTGATCCGATCGAAGGCTTCCAGTTGCTAGATGCCTCCAGTTTGCAGCCGCATTTGCTGCAACCGCAGCTGCATACGCTCATCGGGCAGGTTTACGACGATTTTACCGCCTCTGATGTGAAGCTGACGCTGATGGAGCGCTACCCGGAGGAGCATCCCGTGACGATCGGTCACGCACTCGGCGTCGCGGGAGAGGAGCGCATCATCACGGTGCCGCTCTACGAATTGGACCGCGGCCAGAACTACGGCAATCTCAGTCTTGTTTATGTTCCGGCGAGCAGCGACGAGAGCTTGCGGGCTCGCAGCTTCGACCGTCTGCATGAGATCGTCTCCATCCTGCGCAGTCCGGATGGCTGCCCGTGGGATCGCGAGCAGACTCACCAATCGATCCGCAAAAACTTCATCGAGGAGCTTTACGAGGCGCTTGAGGCGATTGATGAGGATGATCCGGACGGCATGAAGGAAGAATTTGGCGACATCATCCTGCAGGTGATGCTGCACAGTCAGATGGAAGAAGAGGCTGGAGCATTCACCGTTTATGACGTCATTCAGGAACTGAACGAAAAGCTTATCTTCCGCCATCCGCATGTGTTTGGTACAGTTGGAGCAGCGGATTCCGAGGAAGCGTTAGTGAACTGGGAGCGTATGAAGGCTGAGGAAAAACTCCTCAAAGGCCGAAATGCGAACCGGAGCTCACAGCTGGACGGAATTCCGAAGGATCTGCCAGCGCTGATGACTGCTTACAAGCTGCAGAAAAAAGCGTCCAAGGTCGGCTTTGACTGGGATGAGCTTGAGCCTGTACTGGGTAAGGTTGAGGAGGAGCTTCGCGAGGTGCGCGAGGCGGCTGCCGAAGGTGATGCCGAGGCGAGCGCCGGTGAACTTGGCGATCTGCTGTTCGCTGTTGTCAATGCGGCACGCTTCCTGGACGCTGATCCGGAGGAGGCGCTGGCCCGTACCAATGCCAAGTTTAGAAGACGGTTTCTCTATGTCGAGGAGCAGCTTCGTATAAACGGCAAATCTTTTGACCAGACTGATTTACCAGAGATGGATCGTTGGTGGGAAGAGGCTAAGAAGCAAGGTTTGTAG
- a CDS encoding Na+-driven multidrug efflux pump, with the protein MGQQARNGKDSGGKGLLGGAVVLAGAALLSKLIGTLQKIPLQNVAGDRVFGIYNAVYPFYQLILVLATAGLPIAVSIRTASLLEKGDRIGARRTAAAGIVLLSLLGAAGFALLWAGAEHFAALIGDPAAAPSIRAVAAALWFAPALAALRGYTQGYGDMRPTAWSQLAEQVIRVAAMLLLLRIGWSAGWNEEKLAAGAMSGSFFGGAAGLMLLIILMRKGDKDGALRDTTVTVLEKKQRSRIHMERESRRSCLRIAWRRGGSGQKPDGQSVPEALAVGGFRPFTQEMRRLGVLALPVALGAIVAPVLGAIDAFTVPRLLRQAGLGEAEAMTAFGLYSRGQPLIQLVAMVAGAAAGAIVPQLVRLRRAAPAEAADAARLALRVSALAGAAAAAGLILLAKPLNVMFYTDAQATGTLALVGSTALAAALSAVCAPLLQGLGALRIPAALLLLAALAKAALNAALVPPLGIAGAAWAGIAATALAALLGALAAARFAGALAAAAPRSAGARLRQLAATALALAAMSAAVLAAMRVVAALAAPALPPRLAAAAQVLAGVALGAAVYGAALLRLGAVAAAELRRLPGGEALAARLTRWRLLPRRQD; encoded by the coding sequence ATGGGACAACAAGCGAGGAATGGGAAGGATAGCGGTGGAAAAGGACTGCTTGGCGGGGCGGTTGTACTCGCTGGAGCGGCGCTTTTGTCCAAGCTGATTGGGACGCTGCAGAAAATTCCGCTGCAAAATGTAGCAGGAGATCGCGTATTCGGGATCTACAACGCGGTGTATCCGTTCTACCAGCTCATTCTCGTGCTGGCGACAGCGGGATTGCCGATAGCGGTGTCCATCCGCACTGCATCCCTGTTGGAAAAGGGAGACCGAATCGGCGCCCGCCGCACAGCGGCGGCTGGCATCGTACTGTTGTCGCTGCTCGGCGCAGCAGGCTTCGCTCTGTTATGGGCTGGAGCAGAGCATTTCGCCGCCTTGATTGGCGATCCCGCTGCGGCCCCGTCGATCCGCGCTGTCGCCGCTGCTCTGTGGTTCGCTCCGGCGTTGGCGGCGCTTCGCGGTTATACCCAGGGATACGGCGACATGCGGCCTACGGCCTGGTCACAGCTTGCGGAGCAAGTCATAAGAGTGGCTGCGATGCTCCTGCTGCTGCGCATCGGCTGGTCTGCTGGTTGGAACGAGGAAAAGCTTGCGGCTGGAGCGATGTCGGGGTCTTTTTTTGGCGGAGCGGCGGGACTTATGCTCTTGATAATCCTGATGCGTAAGGGCGACAAGGACGGGGCGCTGCGGGACACAACGGTAACTGTCTTGGAAAAGAAGCAGAGAAGCCGGATACATATGGAACGGGAAAGTCGTCGGAGCTGTCTGCGCATTGCTTGGAGGCGGGGTGGGAGCGGCCAAAAGCCGGACGGGCAGTCCGTGCCGGAGGCTCTTGCCGTTGGAGGATTTAGACCATTTACTCAAGAGATGCGTCGGCTCGGCGTACTGGCGCTGCCAGTTGCACTCGGCGCGATCGTCGCGCCTGTGCTTGGTGCGATTGATGCTTTTACAGTGCCGCGGCTGCTGCGGCAGGCTGGATTAGGTGAAGCTGAGGCGATGACGGCCTTTGGCCTGTACAGTCGCGGTCAGCCGCTCATCCAGCTTGTAGCGATGGTGGCAGGCGCTGCTGCGGGGGCAATCGTGCCGCAGCTGGTGCGGTTGAGGCGCGCCGCGCCTGCGGAAGCGGCTGACGCTGCACGCCTCGCGCTGCGCGTAAGTGCGCTCGCTGGGGCGGCGGCGGCGGCGGGACTCATTTTGCTGGCGAAGCCGCTGAATGTGATGTTTTATACGGATGCGCAGGCGACCGGCACGCTGGCGCTCGTCGGCAGCACGGCGCTAGCCGCGGCGCTCAGCGCGGTATGCGCGCCGCTGCTGCAAGGCCTTGGCGCGCTGCGCATCCCGGCGGCGCTGCTGCTGCTCGCGGCGCTCGCCAAGGCGGCGCTCAACGCGGCGCTCGTGCCGCCGCTTGGCATCGCCGGCGCCGCCTGGGCGGGCATCGCCGCCACGGCGCTAGCCGCGCTGCTCGGCGCGCTCGCGGCCGCGCGCTTCGCCGGCGCGCTAGCCGCCGCCGCGCCGCGCTCCGCCGGCGCACGGCTGCGCCAGCTCGCCGCGACAGCGCTGGCGCTCGCGGCGATGAGCGCCGCCGTGCTCGCGGCCATGCGCGTCGTCGCCGCGCTGGCTGCGCCGGCGCTGCCGCCGCGGCTGGCCGCCGCCGCGCAGGTGCTCGCCGGCGTCGCGCTCGGCGCCGCCGTGTACGGCGCCGCGCTGCTGCGGCTCGGCGCCGTCGCCGCGGCGGAGCTGCGTCGCTTGCCTGGCGGCGAAGCGCTCGCGGCGCGCCTAACTCGCTGGCGGCTGTTGCCGCGCCGCCAGGACTGA